One part of the Raphanus sativus cultivar WK10039 chromosome 7, ASM80110v3, whole genome shotgun sequence genome encodes these proteins:
- the LOC108814624 gene encoding uncharacterized protein LOC108814624 isoform X2, which yields MQPTEPPAQPQSQQMVSLSFSSQMSREDEEMARSALSAFRAKEDEIEKRKMEVRERVKAQLGRVEEETRRLANIREELENMADPMRKEVSLVRKKIDSVNKELKPLGATVQKKEREYKEALDTFNEKNREKVQLITKLMELVGESEKLRLKKLEELSKSIETE from the exons ATGCAGCCAACAGAGCCTCCTGCTCAGCCTCAGAGTCAGCAGATGGTGAGCTTGAGCTTTAGCAGTCAGATGTCGAGAGAAGACGAGGAGATGGCTCGCTCTGCTCTCTCTGCTTTTAGGGCTAAAGAGGATGAGATTGAGAAGAGAAAAATGGAGGTTCGTGAACGGGTCAAGGCTCAGCTGGGTCGGGTTGAGGAAGAGACCCGACGTCTCGCTAACATCCGCGAG GAGCTTGAGAATATGGCAGATCCCATGAGGAAAGAAGTTTCTTTGGTTCGAAAGAAGATTGATAGCGTCAACAAAGAACTCAAACCATTAGGCGCAACAGTTCAAAAGAAG GAAAGGGAATACAAAGAAGCTTTGGATACATTCAACGAGAAAAACCGTGAGAAAGTTCAGCTAATCACCAAGCTAATGGAG TTGGTTGGAGAAAGCGAGAAGCTGAGGTTAAAGAAGCTTGAAGAGCTTAGCAAGAGCATAGAAACCGAGTGA
- the LOC130497800 gene encoding fructose-bisphosphate aldolase 8, cytosolic-like, which translates to MSAFTSKFADELIANAAYIGTPGKGILAADESTGTIGKRLASINVENVESNRRALRELLFTAPGALPCLSGVILFEETLYQKSSDGKLFVDILKEGGVLPGIKVDKGTVELAGTNGETTTQGLDGLGERCKKYYEAGARFAKWRAVLKIGENEPSELSIHENAYGLARYAVICQENGLVPIVEPEILVDGSHDIHKCAAVTERVLAACYKALSDHHVLLEGTLLKPNMVTPGSDSAKVAPEVIAEHTVRALQRTVPAAVPAIVFLSGGQSEEEATKNLNAMNQLKTKKPWSLSFSFGRALQQSTLKTWAGKEENVKAAQEALYVRCKANSEATLGTYKGDAKLGDGAAESLHVKDYKY; encoded by the exons ATGTCTGCCTTCACCAGCAAATTCGCCG ATGAGTTGATCGCTAACGCAGCCTACATAGGCACACCCGGAAAGGGTATTCTCGCGGCAGATGAGTCAACCGGAACCATCGGGAAGCGTCTTGCAAGCATCAACGTGGAGAACGTTGAGTCAAACAGGCGTGCTCTCCGTGAGCTTCTCTTCACCGCTCCTGGTGCTCTCCCTTGCCTTAGCGGTGTCATCCTCTTCGAGGAAACTCTTTACCAAAAGAGCTCCGATG GCAAGCTTTTCGTTGATATCTTGAAGGAAGGAGGAGTACTTCCAGGTATCAAAGTCGACAAGGGTACCGTCGAGCTAGCCGGAACCAACGGAGAGACCACCACTCAGGGTCTCGACGGTCTCGGTGAGCGTTGCAAGAAGTACTACGAAGCCGGTGCTCGTTTCGCCAAGTGGCGTGCGGTTCTTAAAATCGGCGAGAACGAGCCATCAGAGCTTTCCATCCACGAGAACGCTTACGGGTTGGCTAGATACGCTGTTATCTGCCAGGAGAACGGTCTTGTTCCCATCGTTGAGCCTGAGATTCTCGTTGACGGTTCCCATGACATCCACAAGTGTGCTGCCGTCACCGAGCGTGTCCTTGCCGCTTGCTACAAGGCTCTTAGCGACCACCACGTCTTGCTTGAGGGAACTCTGTTGAAGCCTAACATGGTTACACCAGGATCCGACAGTGCTAAGGTTGCTCCTGAGGTGATCGCTGAGCACACCGTCCGTGCCCTTCAGAGAACGGTCCCAGCTGCTGTTCCAGCCATTGTGTTCTTGTCTGGTGGGCAGAGCGAGGAGGAGGCGACCAAGAACTTGAACGCGATGAACCAGTTGAAGACCAAGAAGCCATGGTCGTTGTCTTTCTCTTTCGGACGTGCGTTGCAACAGAGCACTTTGAAGACATGGGCAGGTAAAGAGGAGAATGTCAAGGCTGCTCAAGAGGCCTTGTATGTGAGGTGCAAGGCTAACTCTGAAGCTACGCTTGGAACTTACAAAGGTGATGCTAAGCTTGGTGATGGAGCCGCAGAGAGCCTTCACGTGAAGGATTACAAGTACTGA
- the LOC108814624 gene encoding uncharacterized protein LOC108814624 isoform X1, giving the protein MQPTEPPAQPQSQQMVSLSFSSQMSREDEEMARSALSAFRAKEDEIEKRKMEVRERVKAQLGRVEEETRRLANIREELENMADPMRKEVSLVRKKIDSVNKELKPLGATVQKKEREYKEALDTFNEKNREKVQLITKLMEMGQLVGESEKLRLKKLEELSKSIETE; this is encoded by the exons ATGCAGCCAACAGAGCCTCCTGCTCAGCCTCAGAGTCAGCAGATGGTGAGCTTGAGCTTTAGCAGTCAGATGTCGAGAGAAGACGAGGAGATGGCTCGCTCTGCTCTCTCTGCTTTTAGGGCTAAAGAGGATGAGATTGAGAAGAGAAAAATGGAGGTTCGTGAACGGGTCAAGGCTCAGCTGGGTCGGGTTGAGGAAGAGACCCGACGTCTCGCTAACATCCGCGAG GAGCTTGAGAATATGGCAGATCCCATGAGGAAAGAAGTTTCTTTGGTTCGAAAGAAGATTGATAGCGTCAACAAAGAACTCAAACCATTAGGCGCAACAGTTCAAAAGAAG GAAAGGGAATACAAAGAAGCTTTGGATACATTCAACGAGAAAAACCGTGAGAAAGTTCAGCTAATCACCAAGCTAATGGAG ATGGGGCAGTTGGTTGGAGAAAGCGAGAAGCTGAGGTTAAAGAAGCTTGAAGAGCTTAGCAAGAGCATAGAAACCGAGTGA